The genomic interval AGCCGCCCGGAGGGGCGCTCCAGCCAGTGGGGGTCGCGCGCCCCGCCCGCGAAGCCGTACCCGCGGCGGCGGACGGGGAAGCGGCTGGAGTCGTAGCGGTAGCCCTCCTCCAGCAGCACGTCGAGCGCCCACTCGTACCCGGCGGCGATGGAGAAGCTGGGCGCGCGGTACCCCAGCACCGGCGCGCCGACGAGGTCCTCCAGCACCTCGCGCGAGGCGCGCACGGAGCGGCGGAACTGGTCCGGGGTGAGCTGCGTCACCCGGCGGTGCCCCCACCCGTGCGAGGCCACCTCGTGCCCCGCCTCCGCGATCTCGCGCACCAGGCCGGGGTGCCGCTCGGCGATCCACCCCAGGACGAAGAAGGTGCCGCGCGCGTCCCGCTCCGCCATGAGCTCCAGGATGAGCCGCGTGCTCCGCTCCACCCGGCTCTCGATCCCACTCCAGCGATCGCGGGGGACGTAGGGCTCCATGGCGGACACCTGGAAGTACTCTTCTACGT from Longimicrobiaceae bacterium carries:
- a CDS encoding XrtA system polysaccharide deacetylase is translated as MRHHFTVDVEEYFQVSAMEPYVPRDRWSGIESRVERSTRLILELMAERDARGTFFVLGWIAERHPGLVREIAEAGHEVASHGWGHRRVTQLTPDQFRRSVRASREVLEDLVGAPVLGYRAPSFSIAAGYEWALDVLLEEGYRYDSSRFPVRRRGYGFAGGARDPHWLERPSGRLGEVPPATLLVGGKNLPAGGGAYFRLFPYALVRAAFREAEARGAPATFYIHPWEVDPEQPRIPVPPATRVRHYGGLRRTVPRLRRLLGEFRFQPIAETLAREAEPCTAR